The window CCGGTCGCCGGGACCGCCGCCGCGGCCTTCGGGCGCGGCTTCGCCTTCCCCGGGGCGGATGCCGGGGCCGACCCCACCCGGGTCCCGTGGACGCTGAACAGCTCCTGCCTGAACTGGTTCGCGCTCTCGGCGCCGCTGGCCGGGCCGGACCGGGCGCTGGGAGCGGGGGAGATCGTGCTGCCGGACGCGGGATCTCCCGACGGGCTGCGGGAGTTGGTGACCGCGCTCGGCCGTCACGGGGTCACCGCCACCCCCACCCGGCCCGCCGGTCCGCGGCGGGGTGATCCGGCGGCGGACAGCAGCCTCCCGGACTTCCGGATCGCCCTCGGCGGTCCCGCGGCCGGTGCCTTCACGGCGGTGGTGCTGGCGGCGGCCGATCCCGCTTACGCACAGGCCGTACGAGAGCGCCCCCGGGTCCGGATCCCGGCCCGGGCCCCGCTCCGCGCGCTCTGGAGCCCCGGCTGCGACCTCACCGGGATCCGGGACCTGCCGGTCCTGGTGCACACCGGGTCACCGGCGGAACTGGCCCGGGCCGTCGGCGCCGCGGGCCGACTGGAGGCCGCCGGGCAGCCGGCCGAGGTGGCCGCGCGCGAAGCTCCGTACGCGCAGCGGACCGTCGGGATCCTGGCCAGGGGCACGCCCGGCTTCGCGGTGGACACGGCGGGCCGCCTGCACAGCGCCCTGATGCGTTCCTGCACCGGCCGGCCCGCCGGGGAGTGGATGGACCCTCCCCGGCGCACCGCCCCGGACGGCAGCTCCTTCCAGCTCCAGCGCTGGACCACCTCTTCGAGCACAAGGCCGCCCGTCGGGGAAGGATCGCGTACGGTCCGGCCATATCCCTCCGTATTCCGCCACGCGTGACGCATCCGAAGGACGAATGAGGCAGTCCATGGCCCGCAGACCCACGATCAAGGACATCGCCCGGCAGGCCGGGGTGTCCGAGAGCGCCGTCTCCTTCGCGCTCAACGACCGGCCGGGCGTCTCCCAGGACACCCGGGCCCGGATCCGGCGCGTCGCCGAGGAACTCGGCTGGCAGCCCAACAGCGCCGCCCGGGCCCTGTCCGGGGAACGCGCCGGGGCCGTCGGCCTGGTCCTCGCCCGGCCCGCGCACACGCTCGGCGTCGAGTCCTTCTTCCTCCAGCTCGTCTCCGGCATCCAGGAGGTCCTCTCCGCCGCCCGGACCGCGCTGCTGTTCCAGGTCGTCGAGGACATCGACGCCGAATGCGCCCTCTACCGCCGCTGGTGGGCCGAGCGGCGGGTGGACGGAGTCCTCGTGGTCGACCCGCGTACGAGCGATCCGCGGCCGGCGCTCCTGGAGGAACTGGCCCTGCCCGCGGTCACGATCGGCGAGGCCGCGCCGACGGGCGGCAGCGGGGTCGGGGCCGGGGTCGGGAGCGGGGCCGGGAGCGGGGCCGGGAGCGGGGGTGTTGCGTCCGGGACCCTTTCCTCGGTCCGGGCCGACGACGCCGGCGCCATGGCCCAGGTCCTGGACCACCTCCACGGGCTCGGCCACCGCCGGATCGCGCACATCGCCGGGCTCCCCGGCCTCGCCCACACGGTCCGCCGGATGGACTCCCTGCGGACCGAGGCCGCCCGGAGGGGGCTCGGCGCGGACCAGGTGCGCTCCGTCGTCACCGACTACTCCGACGCCGAGGGCGCGGCGGCCACCCGCCGGGTCCTCGCGGAGCCGCGGCCGCCCACGGCGCTCGTCTACGACAACGACGTGATGGCCGTCGCCGGGAGCGCGGTCGCCGCCGAGCTGGGCATCCCCGTCCCGGGCCGGCTGTCCATCGTGGCCTGGGACGATTCCGCGCTCTGCCGCGTCACGCACCCCCGGCTCACCGCTCTCGTGCGGGACACCGCCGGGTTCGGACGGCTGGCCGCCGAGGAACTCCTGGCCGTTCTCGCCGGCAGCCCGCCCGGAGTGCGGATCAGCGAGCAGCCTCGGCTGGAGCCTCGTGAGAGCACGGCGCCGCCCCCGGCGCATACTGAATCCTGAAACCTTCCTGGAGCCGCCACCGTGATCATTCCCACCGCCCCGTTGCCCGCTGTGCGGGCCGCCGCAGCAGCCTCAGGCCCGACGGTGGCGATCGACATCGGCGGTACGAAGATCGCCGGTGCGCTGGTGCACCCCGACGGCACGATGACGGCCACCACGCGCCGCCCCACCCCGCGCGGGGTGGACGCGGACGGCGTCATGGCGGCGGTCGCCGAGGTCGTCGCCGAACTCGCCGAGTCGCCGCTGTGGGGCTCGGCGGTCCGGTGCGGGATCGGCAGCGCCGGCCCGGTGGACGCCTCCCGGGGAACCGTCAGCCCGGTCAACATCGGGGCCTGGCGGGAGTTCCCGGTCCAGGAACGGGTCGTGGCGGAACTCGCGGCCCACGGGGCCGATCTGCCGACCGTGCTGGCCGGTGACGGAGTGGCGATGACCGCGGCCGAGCACTGGCTGGGCGCGGCCCGGGGCCGTGCGAACGCGCTGTGCATGGTCGTCTCCACGGGCGTGGGCGGCGGCCTGATCCTGAACAACCAGCTCCACCCCGGCCCTACCGGCAACGCAGGGCACATCGGCCACATCAGCGTGGCCTTCGACGGCGAGCCGTGCGTCTGCGGCGGCCACGGCTGCGTCGAGTCGATCGCCTCCGGTACGGCGATCGCCCGCTGGGCCCTGGAGCAGGGCTGGACTCCGCCCGCCGCCGCGGACGGCGGCGGGCGCGATGCCACGGCCGCGGGCGTGGCCGCTGCCGCCGCCGCGGGCGACCCGATCGCCCTGGCGGCCTTCGACCGGGCGGGCCGCGCCCTGGCCGCCGCCATCGCGGCCACCGCGACCCTCGTGGAAACGGACATCGCGGTCATCGGCGGGGGAGTGGCCGCCGCCGGGGACACCCTCTTCGCCCCGATCCGCAGCCACCTCGCGGCCTACGCCACGCTCTCCTTCGTCAAGGACGTCCAAGTGGTGCCGGCGATGCTGGGCACCCACGCGGGGCTGATCGGCGCCGCCGCGGCGGCGCTCATGCTGCTGCCGTCCCCGTCCTCGTCCTGAACCACGGCGCAGTCCCTGCACCCGGCGCACCTGGCGTCCCTCACAGGCGTGCCCCGGGGGACCTCAGGGCTTGACGGACCGGTAGTACCGCCGCGCGCCCTCGTGCAGCTCCAGAGGGTCGGTGTAGATCGCCGTGCGCAGGTCCACCAGCTGCGCCGCGTGCACCTCGCGCCCGACGAGGTCGCGGCTGGAGATCACCGTCTGCGTCAGCTGCTCGGTGAGCGCGGGGTCCGTCTTGGCCGTGGTCACCAGCAGGTTCGGTACGGCCAGCGTCGTCACGGAGCTGGTGTTGCGCGCCAGCGCGTACGCGTCCTGCGGCATCACCGCCGTCCGGTAGTAGCGCGCCGGGCTGCCGCCCTGCTGCAGCTGTTCCACCAGGTCGCCCAGTTGCACGAGCCGGATGTCGAACCGCCCCGACAGCTCGCTCACGGCGTTCGTCGGCAGGCCGCCGGACCAGAAGAACGCGTCGATCCTGCCCGCCTCGAGCTCGCCCGGCATGGTGTCGATGCCTATGGTCACCGGCGTGATGTCCAGCACCGGGTCGATCTTGGCGGCCTTCAGCAGCCGCTCCGAGACGAGCCGCACGCCGGACCCGGGCTGGCCGATGGCGACCCGCTTGCCGCGCAGGTCACGGGCCGACTGCACCGGGGAGCCGGCCGGGACCACCAGCTGCACGTAGTCGTCGTAGAGCCGTGCGACCCCGCGCAGCTTGTCCGCGGCGGGCTTCCCGTCGAGCCGGTACTTGGCGACCGCGTCCGCCGTCGCCACGGTGAAGTCCGCCTCGCCGGTGGCCAGCCGCTTCAGGTTCTCCTGCGAGCCCTCGCTGGTCTCCAGCCGTACGTCCACCCCGGGCATGCTCTCCCGGAGCTCCTGCTCCAGCAGCTGGCCGTAGCGGTGGTAGACACCCGTCCGCGCGCCCGTGCTGAAGACCAGGTCGCCCGCCAGTTCCGTCTGCCCGAAGGGCTTCAGCCACCAGGTCAGGACGCCGAGCACGGCGAGTACGGCCACCAGGACCCGCAGGGCGTGGCGCCTGCTGATCCGGGGCGGTACGAGAGGCATGGCCGCGATCCTGCCACCCCATCCGCCGTCCTGTCACGGCGCGGCCGGTCCGGGGGCTCCCGAGCGGAGCCTTTTCAGCAGCTCGCGGGCGGCCGGGCCGGACGGTCCGTCCGCCCGCCAGGCCACGGCGACCCGCCCGTACAGCGCGGGCTCCGTGATCCGCAGGGCGCACAGCCCGCCGCCTCCCCTGCCCCCGCCCTCGCCGTCGGCCGCGGCCGCGCTGCCCGTCTCGCTCTCGGCCCCTGCCGCGCTGCCGGTCTCGCCCGGGCCGCCGGTCTCGGCCGCGCTGCTCGCCTCGGCCGCGCCTCGGGTCCCGGCCGCGCTGCTCGCCTCGGCCGCGCTGCTGGCCTCGGCCGCGCCTCGGGTCCCGCCCGCGCCGCCGGCTTCCGCCGCGCCGCCCGTCCGTCTGCCCGCGGTGGGTGCGCCCGCTCCTGACTCCGCCCCGGAGGGCACCACCGCC is drawn from Streptomyces sp. NBC_01232 and contains these coding sequences:
- a CDS encoding TAXI family TRAP transporter solute-binding subunit, translated to MPLVPPRISRRHALRVLVAVLAVLGVLTWWLKPFGQTELAGDLVFSTGARTGVYHRYGQLLEQELRESMPGVDVRLETSEGSQENLKRLATGEADFTVATADAVAKYRLDGKPAADKLRGVARLYDDYVQLVVPAGSPVQSARDLRGKRVAIGQPGSGVRLVSERLLKAAKIDPVLDITPVTIGIDTMPGELEAGRIDAFFWSGGLPTNAVSELSGRFDIRLVQLGDLVEQLQQGGSPARYYRTAVMPQDAYALARNTSSVTTLAVPNLLVTTAKTDPALTEQLTQTVISSRDLVGREVHAAQLVDLRTAIYTDPLELHEGARRYYRSVKP
- a CDS encoding LacI family DNA-binding transcriptional regulator yields the protein MARRPTIKDIARQAGVSESAVSFALNDRPGVSQDTRARIRRVAEELGWQPNSAARALSGERAGAVGLVLARPAHTLGVESFFLQLVSGIQEVLSAARTALLFQVVEDIDAECALYRRWWAERRVDGVLVVDPRTSDPRPALLEELALPAVTIGEAAPTGGSGVGAGVGSGAGSGAGSGGVASGTLSSVRADDAGAMAQVLDHLHGLGHRRIAHIAGLPGLAHTVRRMDSLRTEAARRGLGADQVRSVVTDYSDAEGAAATRRVLAEPRPPTALVYDNDVMAVAGSAVAAELGIPVPGRLSIVAWDDSALCRVTHPRLTALVRDTAGFGRLAAEELLAVLAGSPPGVRISEQPRLEPRESTAPPPAHTES
- a CDS encoding ROK family protein, with the translated sequence MPTAPLPAVRAAAAASGPTVAIDIGGTKIAGALVHPDGTMTATTRRPTPRGVDADGVMAAVAEVVAELAESPLWGSAVRCGIGSAGPVDASRGTVSPVNIGAWREFPVQERVVAELAAHGADLPTVLAGDGVAMTAAEHWLGAARGRANALCMVVSTGVGGGLILNNQLHPGPTGNAGHIGHISVAFDGEPCVCGGHGCVESIASGTAIARWALEQGWTPPAAADGGGRDATAAGVAAAAAAGDPIALAAFDRAGRALAAAIAATATLVETDIAVIGGGVAAAGDTLFAPIRSHLAAYATLSFVKDVQVVPAMLGTHAGLIGAAAAALMLLPSPSSS